The Apium graveolens cultivar Ventura chromosome 6, ASM990537v1, whole genome shotgun sequence genome contains a region encoding:
- the LOC141665507 gene encoding uncharacterized protein LOC141665507: MWDVEVISELFDEQDQQLILQIPLPIRAKEDSWYWVLEDKGEFSVKSYYRQLRGESAGGYKRIWKKIWGLKLPGKILILWRACVNVFPTVVALRGKRVDIFDVCTWCHMSVEDVIHTLFSYGI; this comes from the coding sequence ATGTGGGATGTGGAGGTGATATCTGAACTGTTTGATGAACAAGACCAGCAATTAATTCTACAAATCCCACTCCCTATACGAGCAAAAGAAGATTCTTGGTACTGGGTGTTGGAGGATAAGGGGGAGTTCTCAGTTAAAAGTTATTACAGACAACTTCGAGGGGAATCTGCAGGTGGTTATAAGCGAATTTGGAAGAAGATTTGGGGTTTAAAGTTGCCTGGAAAGATATTGATTTTGTGGAGAGCATGTGTTAATGTATTTCCAACAGTTGTTGCTTTGAGAGGTAAAAGAGTTGATATTTTTGATGTATGTACATGGTGTCATATGAGTGTTGAAGATGTTATTCACACGCTGTTTAGCTATGGtatttga